Proteins encoded within one genomic window of Manduca sexta isolate Smith_Timp_Sample1 chromosome 18, JHU_Msex_v1.0, whole genome shotgun sequence:
- the LOC115441589 gene encoding uncharacterized protein LOC115441589 isoform X8 has product MDKEGGEGAEAAGKGPPDGLLDAAGLFGAYWGRDGAGGGAAAQAQAQAQAALFGFGSRYPPPTTLGVAANQAASLGLHPAASAAWWSMASHLAAQDYLARLQASGLNFPPLADPYAALSALSSGSLKQNKPVKPPGRNDRSGRGSSSSSASNKEKSPSTSTASPSMSEWGSSYGFPKTSSPSTMHSQGSMSSLASLNSLVSAPHQSKSTPKQSTPPSSQSRKSSSGSCGKGKERELALLRGDLMLAQAAAHGAYHAAVAAAAKGKNMSPLYPFGMPGSEKDRHSGIDSLTGLPHTILSAALEGGDPSSVLGGVRLPPDTEIIKYTSSLAGPKAPPGSTNRGRKKTISLDPPQVSVHPSSADRSTPLPSKRAKVVRDEYGNSRSSVEVIRLPNKPDRSGHNSVSGTPPPNLSDYAGISRELLQTIASQSGVSLAALERQLAGSTASADSGMNLSGKSLASGEESPLDLGLKAAVDDDAPLNLSLKPTPPSNQASDALSRLTSLSSSLSASSQNERICAKPRRVVPELNSHVADSPRPKSSGSEDSESIAGWPARESRPRNLGRGVSKPKKNTVASLLAQSRALGLRPSLPHHLLPDTDLEKLKALLGEAASTDSECPSDSCPSDSDASDTGRRSHDSQLRLPLALGWKRVTVIKGLSRNCSIKGDVTYAPPEPHANIKVKSMQELQAFLDANPCPPLCPDNFSFSARTILGEYVQPCAEVADPLVFNETEITKRLEEARALVSACGSRPAPPPVDRRIELARLQQAARDARRDHHHRSRDQARLVRELEKSEKAEMVKREKEARSQQLLEHINKNRTQLTIEPLPSVPKSEEWKIPEIVMGPATKTHRDRTMPPISLSLIPVSGPKDQSPIRNLLDQPWKGDVEEYNALDKMKDFAEKAAFDLPKRKEKYDFTLMKAAEKKKAPDKENNLEKLIESYSRITEFINGCDWSKLPADKKTEDPKALEQKYLNAKNEFMSQNLSLMPKDNPKSVLKEVIDLSEDDENILTDIMSKKINKGTFSVGKDGALSISVHPYGKEYGLAKKRKQEEMEKQKMEDQAKRQQEREIKRQQALLLKEQQKYITEERERRRQHTTFIRQLDSRRRWEERERKKHQNLLDRLLVKEKKLQQRRKEMELLSELRRPQEDSTLSDQKPLPTLNRIPGLKLPGQAMADILQVYEFIHNFGQTLGFDMDALPTLNTFQLALLPDCSTDAEEELMQVLTQLLITAIEDPGIPHPGRHTTLLGHAIRMGDITPHNLSEVLRIYLYANATGEVKALTGLTAERERERRVADHHQNDAEMLQTAASTKNAAYYEHLHSNKTYKLAEALRDKPFLALNATTKARILAFLCDELLQNKAVLRQVDGALDHLNQLRKERYLMDMKIRKVRVLHQRKLRSEQAEKQQALALERMQRLVDESAASLHAADPPPPPASDQENPPSSDKEESPKKSEKEESPHPEEKQAPDLSSPYKDNAPDESDKELSPLKDLSNSIKGKEMMNNNKDECSPADNSKIDKDSVMGDDVLSDLESEGTQPEEDEDKNLSAEELSRKLEKLLRQSEQQQQQLQAGSHALRATCYGQDRYWRRYWSLGKCGGIFVESMESAQPEIMQYQQTLEANALQDKQDTCKRKKKTVKEKKEPVPAPEPDKTEEAEAQQQEEALKTQLELMSIKSELNLSDHTQIIKYEPNVKHGACKVEGSSIKMEEKYIQQKQNNEEQDMLDIEDSIPTAFLVQKPTHKPMYTQPTEPADKPQDIKVETKTEIVEKEEPEESKDQLVNNLEELRKMAEAVSSQLDAAKKAEEKQDKECKEVEEFMEPDAAHGYLYTKMLEGKWFSILRHETSFLSSINEQDKADVPMYCDNEHTCAEVVLSQGHKWDVSNNLHLLNDPSLFTLNSMVTSVQVPTNSVYADSSLTMSGLDQDMMNASLNKDAVPEAEPEEENKEQQENDLEKELQADAIKNDLAIQKAKANSLTSLGLLNFNALSTYVTCDSPPPIHMSPEELEQLEYCKLHGLPKKVEGTFVPKELRYGWWRITDPEQLKDLMEALHPRGVRERELHTAFANHLPTVNNKIYIEKGDIHSTELSVSHVDRVIAMNGGYPSPDAPGSFSVSTARRVDMQILSMVEQLEERVAAASMQVKGWRPSRVALPEAGGAGGAGAEIVARARHKLAAVEAHIERRYLKPPLVQRYASTTEANIGAVLQGEHGNASAPSPQNSDNASEGKADNKGIARGLATWREAVGRCTTSAQLAMLLQALEAGVAWDKSIMKANCQFCLSGDNEDQLLLCDGCDKGYHTYCFKPRMEKIPEGDWYCWECVNKARGQRVCIVCGGASAGRAIPCALCARAYHQDCHYPPLAKNPRGKWYCNQCISRAPPKKPRNMKKRESKHKEKDKDTSVEIDQNMVPSPAPSHASTSTTAEECAASVLHTPEKAECPDKLDESITEPENGLNHHAPEEVRPAACEVAEGPPPEKRRALHFLPGNGALQHDDDARIDAEDRDTENMPVVARGKKEKNNAKKQVKDMQFCKNLLCEMECHEHAWPFLLPVNTKQFPQYKKVIKCPMDLSTIKRKLQDNLYKCKEEFASDVRLIFSNCEVFNEDYSPVGRAGHNMRQFFEERWAQS; this is encoded by the exons CATACTGGGGTCGAGATGGCGCCGGCGGGGGTGCGGCGGCGCAAGCCCAGGCGCAGGCGCAGGCTGCGCTCTTCGGCTTCGGCTCGCGCTACCCGCCGCCTACCACGCTGGGCGTCGCTGCCAACCAGGCAGCCTCGTTGGGCCTGCATCCCGCTGCAA GTGCAGCATGGTGGTCGATGGCATCGCACCTAGCGGCGCAGGACTACCTGGCGCGGCTGCAGGCGTCGGGGCTGAACTTCCCTCCGCTAGCTGATCCGTACGCGGCGCTCTCCGCGCTCTCCAGCGGCTCGCTGAAACAGAACAAGCCCGTCAAACCGCCCGGGAGGAATGACAG GTCTGGTCGCGGCAGCTCGTCTTCAAGCGCCTCGAACAAGGAGAAGAGTCCATCCACGAGCACCGCCTCGCCGAGCATGAGTGAGTGGG gaTCGTCGTACGGTTTCCCGAAGACGTCGTCTCCTTCGACGATGCACTCCCAGGGCTCGATGTCAAGCCTGGCGTCTCTCAACAGCCTGGTGTCCGCGCCGCATCAGTCTAAAAGCACGCCGAAACAGTCGACACCGCCTTCTTCGCAGAGCA GGAAGTCGTCGAGCGGGTCGTGCGGCAAGGGCAAGGAGCGCGAGCTGGCGCTGCTGCGCGGCGACCTCATGCTGGCGCAGGCCGCCGCGCACGGCGCCTACCacgccgccgtcgccgccgccgccaagGGCAAG AATATGTCCCCGCTGTACCCGTTTGGCATGCCAGGCTCCGAGAAGGATCGGCATTCGGGCATCGACTCGCTCACTGGCCTTCCACACACTATTCTTAG tgCTGCATTGGAAGGAGG tgatCCGTCATCGGTGCTAGGCGGTGTGAGACTACCGCCCGATACTGAAATTATCAAATACACCTCATCACTAGCGGGGCCTAAG GCGCCGCCCGGTTCCACAAACAGGGGTCGCAAGAAGACGATATCACTGGACCCGCCGCAGGTGTCGGTGCATCCCTCCTCCGCGGACAGGAGCACGCCGCTGCCCAGCAAGAGGGCAAAAGTGGTGAgg GATGAGTATGGCAACTCTCGTTCGTCAGTGGAGGTGATCCGACTTCCCAACAAGCCGGACAGGTCCGGGCATAACTCCGTGTCGGGCACGCCGCCTCCCAACCTGTCCGACTATGCCG GCATATCGCGGGAGCTGTTACAAACAATAGCTAGTCAGAGCGGGGTGAGTCTCGCCGCGCTGGAGAGACAGCTCGCAGGATCCACTGCCTCTGCAG ACTCCGGCATGAACCTGAGCGGCAAGTCGCTGGCGAGCGGCGAGGAGAGTCCGCTGGACCTCGGACTGAAGGCAGCCGTCGACGACGACGCGCCGCTCAACCTCTCGCTCAAACCCACACCGC CGAGTAATCAAGCATCGGACGCGTTGTCGCGGCTGACGTCTCTCAGCAGTTCACTCAGCGCGTCCTCCCAAAACGAAAGGATAT GTGCAAAGCCGCGTCGCGTGGTGCCCGAGCTCAACTCACACGTCGCGGACTCGCCGAGACCCAAGTCCAGCGGCAGCGAGGATAGCGAAT CAATAGCGGGGTGGCCGGCGCGTGAGTCGCGCCCGCGCAACCTCGGCCGCGGCGTCAGCAAGCCCAAGAAGAACACCGTCGCCTCACTGCTCGCGCAGTCCCGCGCCCTGGGGCTCCGGCCCTCGCTGCCGCACCACCTGCTGCCTGATACAGACCTC GAGAAGCTGAAGGCGCTGCTGGGCGAGGCGGCGAGCACGGACTCGGAGTGTCCGTCGGACAGCTGCCCGTCCGACTCCGACGCCAGCGACACGGGGCGCCGCTCGCACGACTCGCAGCTGCGCCTGCCGCTCGCGCTCG GTTGGAAACGGGTGACAGTGATCAAAGGTCTGTCGCGTAACTGCAGCATCAAGGGCGACGTGACGTACGCGCCGCCCGAGCCGCATGCTAACATCAAGGTCAAGTCCATGCAGGAGTTGCAGGCG TTCCTGGATGCGAACCCGTGCCCGCCGCTGTGTCCTGACAACTTCAGTTTCAGCGCTCGTACTATACTAGGCGAGTATGTACAGCCGTGCGCGGAAGTCGCCGACCCGCTCGTCTTTAACGAAACCGAGATCACTAAaag GCTGGAGGAGGCGCGCGCGCTGGTGAGCGCGTGCGGCAGCcggcccgcgccgccgcccgtgGACCGCCGCATCGAGCTCGCGCGCCTGCAGCAGGCCGCGCGCGACGCGCGCCGCGACCACCACCACCGCTCGCGCGACCAG GCCCGTCTAGTCAGAGAGCTAGAGAAATCCGAGAAAGCAGAAATGGTTAAAAGGGAAAAGGAGGCCAGGAGTCAGCAACTATTAGAG CATATCAACAAGAACAGAACGCAACTGACCATAGAGCCACTGCCTTCCGTACCGAAAAGTGAGGAATGGAAAATACCAGAGATTGTGATGGGGCCGGCGACGAAAACGCACAGGGACAGGACCATGCCTCCTATCAGCCTCTCGCTCATACCCGTCAGCGGGCCCAAGGACCAGTCGCCCATACGGAACCTCCTCGATCAGCCGTGGAAAGGCGACGTCGAGGAGTACAACGCGTTAGATAAAATGAAAGACTTCGCTGAGAAAGCGGCCTTCGACCTACCAAAACGCAAAGAGAAGTACGACTTTACGTTAATGAAGGCGGCTGAAAAGAAAAAGGCGCCTGACAAAGAGAATAACTTAGAGAAACTAATCGAATCGTACTCGAGAATTACAGAGTTCATTAACGGCTGTGATTGGTCCAAACTGCCCGCTGACAAAAAGACTGAGGACCCTAAAGCGTTGGAGCAGAAGTATTTAAACGCCAAGAATGAATTTATGTCTCAAAATTTGAGTCTAATGCCTAAAGACAATCCTAAGTCAGTGCTCAAGGAAGTCATCGACTTGAGCGAGGATGACGAAAACATTTTAACCGACATAATGTCGAAAAAGATAAACAAAGGAACGTTTAGTGTTGGAAAAGACGGCGCTCTGTCGATATCGGTACATCCTTACGGCAAGGAGTACGGATTG GCTAAAAAGAGAAAGCAAGAGGAAATGGAGAAACAGAAGATGGAAGACCAGGCTAAGAGACAACAG GAACGTGAAATAAAACGGCAGCAAGCGCTCCTTCTCAAAGAGCAG caaaaatatataaccgAG GAACGTGAAAGGAGACGGCAACATACCACATTCATCAGGCAACTAGACTCGAGGAGGAGATGGGAAGAGAGGGAGAGAAAAAAGCACCAGAATTTGCTTGATCGGCTCCTGGTAAAAGAGAAGAAGCTGCAGCAGCGGCGGAAAGAGATGGAACTGTTGTCCGAGTTGAG GCGGCCGCAGGAAGATTCAACACTATCAGACCAGAAACCACTGCCAACACTAAACAGGATTCCTGGACTGAAACTGCCCGGACAGGCGATGGCGGACATACTGCAAGTGTACGAATTTATACACAATTTCGGACAAACGCTAGGATTCG ACATGGACGCGTTACCGACGTTGAACACGTTCCAACTGGCACTCCTGCCCGACTGCAGCACGGACGCCGAAGAGGAACTCATGCAGGTGCTCACACAACTGCTCATCACGGCTATCG AGGACCCCGGTATCCCCCACCCGGGGCGGCACACGACGCTGCTCGGACATGCCATCCGCATGGGAGACATCACGCCACACAACCTGAGCGAAGTTCTGCGCATATACCTCTACGCAAACGCTACTGGCGAAGTGAAGGCGCTTACCG GTTTGACAGCAGAGCGTGAGAGGGAACGTCGAGTGGCCGATCATCACCAGAACGACGCGGAGATGCTACAGACGGCGGCAAGTACGAAGAACGCCGCGTACTACGAGCATCTGCACAGCAATAAGACTTACAAACTAGCAG AGGCGCTGCGTGACAAGCCGTTCCTGGCGCTGAATGCGACGACGAAGGCGCGCATCTTGGCGTTCCTGTGCGACGAGTTGCTGCAGAACAAGGCCGTGCTGCGGCAGGTGGACGGCGCGCTCGACCATCTCAACCAACTGCGCAAGGAGCGGTATCTTATGGACATGAAGATTAGAAA ggTGCGCGTGCTGCACCAGCGCAAGCTGCGCTCGGAGCAGGCGGAGAAGCAGCAGGCGCTGGCGCTGGAGCGCATGCAGCGCCTCGTGGACGAGAGCGCCGCCTCGCTGCACGCCGCcgacccgccgccgccgcccgccagcGACCAAG AAAATCCACCAAGTTCAGATAAAGAGGAATCacccaaaaaatctgaaaaggaAGAGTCTCCACATCCAGAAGAGAAACAAGCTCCTGATTTGTCATCACCATACAAAGATAATGCGCCTGACGAAAGTGATAAGGAATTATCTCCCTTAAAGGATCTGTCTAACAGTATTAAAGGCAAGGAGATGATGAACAATAATAAGGACGAATGTTCTCCGGCGGATAATTCCAAGATTGACAAAGACAGTGTCATGGGAGATGATGTACTGAGTGATTTGGAAAGTGAAGGCACACAGCCTGAGGAG GATGAAGACAAAAACTTATCAGCAGAGGAATTATCGAGAAAGCTAGAGAAACTATTACGACAATCAGAGCAACAGCAACAACAATTACAAGCCGGGTCTCACGCTCTGAGGGCAACATGCTATGGACAAGATAG GTACTGGCGTCGTTACTGGTCTCTCGGGAAGTGCGGCGGTATCTTCGTAGAGAGCATGGAATCTGCGCAGCCAGAGATCATGCAGTACCAACAGACACTCGAGGCCAACGCGCTGCAGGACAAGCAGGACACCTGCAAGAGGAAAAAGAAGA ctgtaaaagaaaagaaagagcCAGTACCGGCACCAGAACCGGATAAAACAGAGGAGGCGGAGGCGCAGCAGCAAGAGGAAGCTCTAAAGACACAACTAGAACTCATGAGCATCAAGTCGGAGCTGAACTTGAGCGATCACACGCAGATTATCAAGTACGAGCCCAACGTCAAACACGGCGCTTGTAAAGTCGAAG GATCTTCAATAAAAATGGAAGAAAAATACAtccaacaaaaacaaaacaacgaaGAGCAAGACATGCTCGATATCGAAGACTCCATCCCTACCGCGTTCTTGGTGCAGAAGCCTACGCATAAGCCAATGTACACGCAGCCCACGGAACCAGCTGACAAGCCTCAAGACATAAAGGTTGAGACCAAAACAGAAATCGTTGAAAAAGAAGAGCCTGAGGAAAGCAAGGACCAACTTGTAAATAATCTCGAAGAACTACGAAAAATGGCGGAAGCTGTATCCTCACAACTCGACGCGGCCAAAAAAGCTGAGGAAAAGCAAGACAAAGAGTGCAAAGAAGTCGAGGAGTTCATGGAACCGGATGCAGCACACGGTTATTTGTACACAAAGATGCTTGAAGGAAAATGGTTTTCGATATTACGCCATGAGACTTCGTTTTTATCAAGCATCAATGAACAGGACAAGGCAGATGTGCCTATGTATTGTGACAATGAACACACTTGCGCGGAAGTCGTTCTTTCCCAAGGGCACAAGTGGGATGTATCAAATAATTTGCATTTGCTAAACGATCCGAGCCTATTTACCTTGAATAGTATGGTGACGAGTGTCCAAGTGCCAACAAACAGTGTGTACGCAGATAGTAGCTTGACCATGTCAGGATTAGATCAGGACATGATGAACGCTAGCTTGAATAAGGACGCAGTGCCCGAAGCTGAACCTGAGGAGGAAAATAAAGAACAg CAGGAAAATGATCTCGAAAAAGAATTACAAGCCGACGCGATCAAGAACGATCTAGCCATTCAGAAGGCGAAAGCCAACAGTCTCACGAGCCTTGGGCTGTTGAACTTCAACGCCTTATCGACGTATGTGACGTGTGACAGCCCGCCGCCTATACACATGTCGCCCGAAGAGTTAGAGCAACTCGAGTACTGCAAGCTGCACGGACTGCCCAAGAAGGTTGAGGGGACCTTCGTGCCTAAAGAATTAAG ATACGGTTGGTGGCGAATCACAGATCCAGAACAGTTGAAGGACTTGATGGAGGCCTTACATCCAAGGGGTGTCAGAGAAAGGGAACTGCACACCGCCTTCGCCAACCACCTGCCCACAGTTAACAATAAA ATATACATAGAGAAGGGAGATATCCACAGCACGGAGCTGTCAGTGTCTCACGTGGACCGCGTAATCGCAATGAACGGCGGGTACCCGAGCCCCGACGCACCTGGCTCTTTCTCTGTCTCCACCGCCAGGAGGGTCGACATGCAGATATTGTCTATG GTGGAACAATTGGAGGAGCGCGTGGCGGCGGCGTCGATGCAGGTGAAGGGCTGGCGGCCGTCGCGCGTGGCGCTGCCcgaggcgggcggcgcgggcggcgcgggcgcggagATCGTGGCGCGCGCGCGACACAAGCTGGCGGCCGTGGAGGCGCACATCGAGCGCCGATACCTCAAACCGCCTTTGGTACAAAGGTATGCTAG CACTACAGAAGCGAATATAGGCGCAGTGTTGCAGGGAGAGCACGGGAACGCGTCCGCACCCTCTCCGCAGAACTCGGACAATGCCAGCGAAGGGAAAG CGGACAATAAAGGTATAGCCCGTGGGTTGGCGACGTGGCGCGAGGCCGTGGGGCGCTGCACCACGTCGGCGCAACTCGCCATGTTGCTGCAGGCACTCGAGGCCGGCGTGGCGTGGGACAAGAGCATCATGAAGGCT AACTGTCAGTTCTGCTTGAGCGGCGATAACGAGGACCAGTTGCTGCTATGCGATGGGTGCGACAAAGGCTACCACACATATTGCTTCAAGCCGCGGATGGAGAAAATACCTGAGGGAGACTG GTACTGCTGGGAGTGCGTGAACAAGGCGCGCGGACAGCGCGTGTGCATCGTGTGCGGCGGCGCCAGCGCGGGCCGCGCCATCCCCTGCGCGCTCTGCGCCCGCGCGTACCACCAGGACTGCCACTACCCGCCGCTCGCCAAG AACCCACGAGGAAAATGGTACTGCAATCAATGCATATCGCGGGCACCGCCCAAGAAACCGCGGAATATGAAAAAACGCGAAAGCAAGCACAAAGAAAAAGACAAGGACACTAGCGTAGAAATAGATCAAAATATGGTGCCTAG TCCCGCGCCATCGCACGCGTCGACGTCAACAACGGCAGAGGAATGCGCAGCGAGTGTACTACACACGCCTGAGAAGGCAGAATGTCCCGACAAACTCGACGAGTCTATCACCGAGCCAGAGAACGGGTTGAATCACCACGCGCCAG AGGAGGTGCGGCCGGCGGCATGCGAGGTGGCGGAGGGCCCCCCACCCGAGAAGCGCCGCGCGCTACACTTCTTGCCCGGCAACGGCGCGCTGCAGCACGACGACGATGCCAGGATCGACG cagaAGATCGCGACACGGAGAATATGCCAGTTGTAGCACGAGgtaaaaaggaaaaaaacaaCGCTAAGAAGCAAGTCAAGGATATGCAGTTTTGCAA GAACCTGTTGTGCGAGATGGAGTGTCACGAGCATGCGTGGCCGTTTCTTCTACCCGTAAACACCAAGCAGTTCCCGCAGTACAAGAAGGTCATCAAGTGCCCCATGGACTTATCCACGATTAAACGCAAGCTGCAGGACAACTT ATACAAATGTAAGGAGGAGTTCGCGTCAGACGTGCGGCTGATATTCAGCAACTGCGAGGTGTTCAACGAGGACTACAGCCCAGTGGGTCGCGCGGGACACAACATGCGACAATTCTTTGAAGAACGCTGGGCGCAGAGCTAA